The proteins below are encoded in one region of Microbispora sp. NBC_01189:
- a CDS encoding YceI family protein has protein sequence MSIREWEGLKVPTAGEFTLDKAHTRVGFVVKHMMVSKVRGHFADFDGKIVIAENPLESTVEVVIKTGTIETGAADRDGHLRSDDFLGADKFPEITFRSKRVTGLSGDEFTLVGDLTVRDVTKEVELKVEFNGAANNPWGQEIFGYSAETEIDREDFGLTWNQALEAGGVLVGKKVKIEIEGEAVRQA, from the coding sequence ATGAGCATCCGTGAGTGGGAGGGCCTGAAGGTCCCGACGGCCGGCGAGTTCACGCTCGACAAGGCGCACACGCGCGTCGGCTTCGTCGTCAAGCACATGATGGTCAGCAAGGTCCGCGGGCACTTCGCCGACTTCGACGGCAAGATCGTCATCGCCGAGAACCCGCTTGAGTCCACCGTCGAGGTCGTCATCAAGACCGGCACGATCGAGACCGGCGCGGCCGACCGTGACGGGCACCTGCGCAGCGACGACTTCCTGGGCGCCGACAAGTTCCCCGAGATCACCTTCCGCAGCAAGCGCGTGACCGGCCTGTCCGGCGACGAGTTCACGCTCGTCGGCGACCTGACCGTGCGCGACGTCACCAAGGAAGTCGAGCTCAAGGTCGAGTTCAACGGCGCCGCCAACAACCCGTGGGGCCAGGAGATCTTCGGCTACTCCGCCGAGACCGAGATCGACCGCGAGGACTTCGGCCTGACCTGGAACCAGGCGCTGGAGGCCGGCGGCGTCCTCGTCGGCAAGAAGGTCAAGATCGAGATCGAGGGCGAGGCCGTCCGTCAGGCCTGA